A single window of Synechococcus sp. C9 DNA harbors:
- a CDS encoding transposase, whose amino-acid sequence MLIGDSMCVKNTDTAGIETKGFCHYKCTNGIKRHLLVDTLGNPYFILCSKASLSDNHGLLEIIREHKQFFLELPQEVTILLDNGYQKRYLEEEIEKMEPLLRNKIIIEISKKITPEQKAKSKKENPQKQGFVVIAKRWIVERTNAWINQCRVLWKNCEGLIKTSQTKIRICAIRLILRRIA is encoded by the coding sequence TTGCTCATAGGGGACTCTATGTGTGTGAAGAACACAGATACAGCAGGCATTGAAACGAAAGGATTTTGTCACTATAAATGCACTAACGGAATCAAACGGCATTTATTGGTGGATACTTTAGGGAATCCCTACTTTATCTTATGTAGTAAAGCAAGCCTGAGCGACAATCATGGATTATTAGAAATAATAAGAGAGCATAAACAATTCTTTTTAGAACTGCCTCAAGAGGTAACAATTTTACTAGATAACGGCTATCAAAAAAGATATTTAGAAGAAGAGATAGAAAAAATGGAACCACTTTTGCGGAATAAGATAATCATTGAGATATCAAAAAAAATTACACCGGAACAGAAAGCCAAATCGAAGAAAGAGAATCCACAGAAGCAAGGATTTGTGGTGATTGCGAAGCGATGGATAGTAGAAAGAACCAATGCGTGGATAAATCAATGCAGAGTATTATGGAAAAACTGTGAAGGCTTAATCAAGACAAGTCAAACAAAAATCAGAATTTGTGCCATACGCTTAATCCTACGTAGAATCGCTTAA
- a CDS encoding B12-binding domain-containing radical SAM protein: MTEAPTISRRTPYQPQNRRRILCVFPRYSPSFGTFHHAYELMPGVKGFMPPQGLLVVSAYMPESWEVRLIDENLRPARWWDYRWADAVIISGMHIQKPQILEINRKAHRHGKITALGGPSVSGCPEYYPEVDLLHLGELGDATDAMIAYLDTHTERPPQQIIFQTKERVPLHEFPIPAYEKLPLHQYFIGSVQFSSGCPYHCEFCDIPALYGNNPRLKTPQQILKELDTILAAGNPGAIYFVDDNFVGNRKAVMELLPHLINWQKERGYPVQFACEATLNLAQSPKILAMMREAYFCTVFCGIETPEPEALHSISKDHNLSLPILQSIKILNSYGLEVVSGIILGLDTDTPMTGDRILEFIRLSQIPMLTINLLYALPKTPLWERLDKEGRLVFDENRESNVNFLLPHEQVVAMWRKCITQAYTPEFIYERFAYNLEHTYPNRIQVPNSPARTSWANIMKGLGLMFNILLKVGVLSDYRETFWRFAKPAFQKGQIEYIISTALVSHHLIKFARECGQGQESASFYSQKVRQPVAVTTSY; this comes from the coding sequence ATGACCGAAGCCCCCACGATTTCCCGTCGCACGCCCTACCAGCCCCAAAACCGGCGGCGCATCCTGTGCGTGTTTCCCCGCTATAGTCCTTCTTTCGGGACTTTTCACCATGCCTACGAATTGATGCCGGGGGTGAAGGGGTTTATGCCGCCCCAGGGTTTGCTGGTGGTGTCCGCCTATATGCCCGAATCCTGGGAGGTGCGCCTGATTGATGAGAATCTCCGACCGGCTCGGTGGTGGGATTATCGTTGGGCGGATGCGGTGATCATCAGTGGAATGCACATTCAAAAGCCACAGATTTTAGAAATCAATCGCAAAGCCCACCGGCACGGGAAAATTACCGCTCTGGGGGGGCCCTCCGTATCCGGGTGCCCGGAGTATTATCCAGAGGTGGATTTGCTTCATCTGGGGGAATTGGGGGATGCCACCGATGCCATGATTGCCTATTTGGATACCCACACGGAGCGACCGCCACAGCAAATTATTTTTCAAACCAAAGAACGGGTGCCCCTGCATGAATTTCCCATTCCCGCCTACGAAAAACTTCCCCTGCACCAATATTTTATCGGCAGTGTGCAATTTTCGAGCGGTTGTCCCTATCACTGTGAATTTTGCGATATTCCCGCCCTGTATGGCAACAATCCCCGCTTGAAAACCCCTCAACAAATTCTCAAGGAACTGGATACAATTTTGGCGGCGGGCAATCCGGGAGCCATCTATTTTGTGGATGATAATTTTGTCGGCAATCGCAAGGCGGTGATGGAACTTTTACCCCATTTGATCAACTGGCAAAAAGAGCGGGGCTATCCGGTGCAATTCGCCTGTGAAGCTACCTTAAATTTGGCACAAAGTCCGAAAATTTTAGCCATGATGCGGGAGGCTTATTTTTGCACCGTATTTTGTGGCATTGAAACCCCAGAACCGGAAGCATTGCACTCGATTTCTAAGGATCACAATCTCAGTTTGCCCATCCTTCAAAGTATCAAAATTCTCAACAGTTATGGTTTGGAAGTGGTCTCAGGAATTATTCTCGGTTTAGATACGGATACACCGATGACCGGGGATCGGATTTTGGAATTTATCCGTTTATCCCAGATTCCCATGCTGACCATTAACCTGCTGTATGCCCTACCCAAAACGCCTTTATGGGAGCGGTTAGACAAGGAGGGGCGATTGGTTTTTGATGAGAACCGGGAATCGAATGTGAATTTCCTATTACCCCATGAACAGGTGGTCGCCATGTGGCGCAAATGTATCACCCAAGCCTACACACCGGAATTTATTTATGAGCGGTTTGCTTACAATTTAGAGCATACCTATCCCAACCGGATTCAGGTGCCCAATAGTCCCGCCCGCACCTCCTGGGCAAATATCATGAAAGGACTGGGATTAATGTTTAATATCCTGCTCAAAGTGGGGGTGTTGAGTGATTACCGAGAGACATTTTGGCGGTTTGCGAAACCCGCTTTTCAAAAAGGTCAAATTGAATATATTATCAGCACCGCTTTGGTCAGCCATCATTTGATTAAATTCGCCCGGGAGTGTGGTCAAGGTCAGGAATCAGCTTCCTTCTATTCTCAAAAAGTGCGCCAACCCGTAGCCGTGACTACTAGTTATTAA
- the fbp gene encoding class 1 fructose-bisphosphatase, which produces MMLNKAALPELQRDCLTPSRHVLEQCESFGAQAQDLSALMSRIGLAGKLIARRLSRAGLMENVLGFAGSTNVQGEAVKKMDVFANQVFISVFEKSGLVCRLASEEMEKPYYIPENCPIGRYTLLYDPIDGSSNIDVNLNVGSIFSVRVQQGDDREQTGADLLQNGRQQILAGYILYGPATVLVYSLGKGVHIFTLDPSLGEFILAQENVRMPEHGPVYSTNEGNFWQWEDPIRDYVRYVHRHEGYTARYSGALVGDFHRILLEGGVFLYPGTRKKPEGKLRLLYETAPLSFIAEQAGGRASTGTQPILDLVPTSLHQRSPIIVGSPEDVALVESFIQNPRES; this is translated from the coding sequence ATCATGTTGAACAAAGCGGCTTTACCTGAACTACAACGGGATTGTCTGACCCCATCCCGGCACGTCCTGGAGCAATGTGAAAGTTTTGGTGCCCAAGCCCAGGATTTAAGTGCTTTGATGAGTCGGATTGGTCTGGCGGGAAAACTGATTGCCCGTCGTTTGAGTCGAGCCGGTTTGATGGAAAATGTGCTGGGTTTTGCGGGAAGCACGAACGTTCAAGGGGAAGCGGTCAAAAAAATGGATGTATTTGCCAACCAGGTATTTATCTCCGTTTTTGAAAAAAGTGGGTTGGTCTGTCGGCTGGCTTCGGAGGAAATGGAAAAGCCCTATTATATCCCCGAAAATTGCCCAATTGGTCGTTATACCTTGCTCTATGACCCAATTGATGGTTCCAGCAATATTGATGTGAATTTGAATGTGGGTTCGATTTTTTCAGTACGGGTACAACAGGGGGATGACCGGGAACAAACCGGGGCGGATTTACTCCAAAATGGTCGGCAACAAATTCTGGCGGGTTATATCCTGTATGGTCCGGCGACGGTGCTGGTTTATTCCCTCGGTAAAGGGGTGCATATTTTCACGTTAGACCCCAGTTTGGGCGAGTTTATTTTAGCTCAAGAAAATGTCCGAATGCCCGAACATGGACCAGTTTACAGCACCAATGAGGGTAATTTTTGGCAGTGGGAAGACCCGATTCGGGATTATGTGCGTTATGTACATCGGCACGAAGGTTATACGGCTCGTTATAGTGGGGCATTGGTGGGGGATTTTCACCGGATTTTGTTAGAAGGTGGGGTTTTTCTCTACCCTGGTACCCGCAAAAAACCGGAGGGGAAATTGCGTTTGTTGTATGAAACTGCACCCCTAAGCTTTATTGCTGAACAGGCGGGGGGACGGGCTTCCACCGGTACGCAACCTATACTAGACTTAGTACCAACCTCGCTCCATCAACGCAGTCCCATTATTGTGGGTAGCCCAGAGGATGTGGCGTTGGTCGAATCCTTCATCCAAAACCCCAGGGAATCATGA
- a CDS encoding metalloregulator ArsR/SmtB family transcription factor, with amino-acid sequence MTPAVSSLPAEVCSTADHPEPPSVAILDPATAQRMAHWLGFLADPNRLRILSILAVKPHCVGDLVNLLQMSQSAVSHQLRALRVMGLVQGQRQGRHVIYQLHDDHVLTIYETVLTHLRELDEL; translated from the coding sequence ATGACCCCAGCGGTAAGCTCCCTTCCAGCGGAAGTTTGTAGTACAGCCGATCACCCAGAACCCCCAAGTGTTGCCATTTTAGACCCCGCTACGGCGCAACGGATGGCGCATTGGTTGGGTTTTTTGGCTGACCCGAATCGCCTGAGAATTTTATCCATCCTGGCGGTCAAACCCCATTGTGTCGGGGATTTGGTGAATTTACTCCAGATGAGTCAGTCGGCGGTTTCCCATCAACTGCGGGCATTGCGGGTCATGGGACTGGTGCAGGGGCAAAGGCAGGGCAGACACGTGATTTATCAACTCCACGATGACCATGTATTGACCATTTATGAAACGGTTCTCACCCACCTGCGGGAGTTGGATGAACTGTAG
- a CDS encoding type II toxin-antitoxin system PemK/MazF family toxin: MAYVPDSGDIVWIMFNPQAGRRPALVLSPKTYNSKVGLALLCPITTQVKGYPFEVLLPEGFAVKGAILSDQVKSLDWQARKAEFRCKLLPEKFNEVIKKLSTLIREQL; this comes from the coding sequence GTGGCATACGTTCCCGACAGCGGTGACATCGTTTGGATTATGTTCAATCCGCAAGCAGGACGCAGGCCAGCCTTGGTTTTATCTCCGAAAACATATAATAGTAAAGTTGGATTAGCCTTGCTTTGTCCAATTACAACACAAGTCAAAGGGTATCCATTTGAGGTTTTGCTACCTGAAGGTTTCGCAGTCAAAGGTGCAATTCTATCTGACCAGGTGAAAAGCCTGGACTGGCAAGCAAGGAAAGCGGAATTTCGTTGTAAGTTACTCCCCGAAAAGTTCAATGAAGTTATCAAGAAGTTAAGCACTTTAATTCGTGAGCAACTCTAA
- a CDS encoding AbrB/MazE/SpoVT family DNA-binding domain-containing protein produces MIAKVQKWGNSLALRIPKAFAVEAQLENGSLVEISIDKGKIMITPVSAPHWTLDELLAGITKDNLHTEVDTGFAVGNEIW; encoded by the coding sequence ATGATCGCAAAAGTTCAAAAATGGGGTAACAGCCTTGCCCTACGCATTCCCAAAGCCTTTGCCGTTGAGGCACAGTTAGAGAATGGTTCTTTAGTCGAAATTAGTATTGACAAAGGCAAAATTATGATTACACCGGTTTCAGCACCGCATTGGACCCTGGATGAATTGCTTGCAGGTATCACTAAAGACAATCTTCATACCGAAGTTGACACAGGTTTTGCGGTAGGAAACGAGATTTGGTGA